A stretch of the Candidatus Binatus sp. genome encodes the following:
- a CDS encoding DUF2231 domain-containing protein, whose amino-acid sequence MLERILPGASHLQNIHPLLVHFPIAFLYGAALLYFLASISASDGLKWAALWMLMLGALGAAAAVASGLYAAPGLMVSVSVRHELLRNHKHLMVAASAVTGVLTVWALATRPMPARGRYLFLAGLIAVMGLIAAGADIGGEMVYGYNAGGSACPQPIEFGK is encoded by the coding sequence GTGTTGGAGCGCATTCTGCCGGGCGCATCGCACCTGCAGAATATCCATCCCCTCCTGGTGCATTTTCCGATCGCGTTTCTCTATGGCGCGGCGCTCCTTTATTTCCTCGCGTCGATTAGCGCGAGCGATGGGCTTAAGTGGGCGGCGCTCTGGATGCTGATGCTGGGCGCGCTTGGCGCGGCGGCGGCGGTTGCCAGCGGTCTCTATGCGGCTCCCGGCCTGATGGTCTCGGTATCGGTCCGCCACGAACTGCTGCGCAATCATAAGCATCTGATGGTCGCGGCGTCGGCGGTGACGGGCGTGCTGACGGTGTGGGCGCTCGCGACGCGGCCGATGCCGGCGCGGGGACGGTACCTGTTTCTCGCCGGCCTGATCGCAGTCATGGGGTTGATAGCGGCGGGCGCGGACATCGGCGGCGAGATGGTTTACGGCTACAACGCGGGCGGCTCGGCCTGTCCGCAGCCGATCGAGTTCGGTAAGTAG
- a CDS encoding phosphotransferase, with protein sequence MTIEDGVTAVRASHRFDQARLEHYLSGRVPNFRGPLAVRQFVGGQSNPTYLLETLDARFVMRKKPPGTLLQSAHQVEREFRIIKALAATEVPVPGAHLLCEDAGVIGTAFFVMDFVEGRVMRDPMMPESSAHERAACYDSMNDVLARLHKVDFRAVGLGDYGRPDAYVARQVARWSKQYEASKIGEIPEMNRLIEWLGRRIPPADETTIAHGDYRMENIVFHPVEPRVVAVLDWELSTLGHPLGDLAWALRPYHCPPGIDGVLSFQGMDLSAAGIPSEEEFVAAYCRRVGRVSVPDLMFFVAFSFFRAAAMAQGIAMRAKLGNASGANAAERGSRARLMAEIGWDVAQTCAIDTTKS encoded by the coding sequence ATGACGATCGAAGACGGCGTCACAGCGGTCCGCGCGAGTCATCGTTTCGACCAAGCCCGTCTCGAACACTATCTGAGCGGGCGGGTGCCAAACTTTCGCGGTCCGCTTGCGGTTCGACAGTTCGTCGGCGGGCAATCCAATCCCACATACCTGCTTGAAACCCTGGACGCGCGTTTCGTCATGCGCAAGAAACCGCCGGGAACCCTGCTCCAGTCTGCCCATCAGGTCGAGCGCGAATTTCGAATCATCAAGGCGCTGGCGGCAACCGAGGTGCCGGTCCCGGGCGCGCACCTGCTGTGCGAGGACGCCGGCGTCATCGGCACCGCATTCTTTGTGATGGACTTTGTCGAGGGGCGCGTCATGCGCGATCCGATGATGCCCGAGTCGAGCGCGCACGAGCGCGCGGCGTGCTACGACTCGATGAACGACGTGCTCGCGCGGTTGCACAAGGTTGACTTTCGCGCGGTGGGACTTGGCGACTACGGCCGGCCGGATGCGTACGTCGCACGCCAGGTTGCGCGCTGGTCCAAGCAGTACGAAGCCTCGAAAATCGGCGAGATCCCGGAGATGAACCGCCTGATCGAATGGCTTGGGCGGCGTATCCCCCCGGCTGACGAGACGACGATCGCGCACGGCGACTATCGCATGGAGAACATCGTCTTCCATCCGGTCGAGCCGCGCGTGGTCGCGGTGCTGGACTGGGAACTCTCGACGCTCGGGCATCCGCTGGGCGACCTGGCGTGGGCCTTGCGTCCTTACCATTGCCCGCCCGGCATCGACGGCGTGTTGAGTTTTCAAGGCATGGATCTGAGCGCGGCTGGAATTCCGAGCGAGGAAGAATTTGTCGCCGCATACTGCCGGCGCGTTGGCCGGGTCAGCGTCCCCGACCTGATGTTCTTTGTGGCGTTCTCGTTTTTTCGTGCCGCCGCCATGGCACAGGGAATTGCGATGCGCGCGAAACTTGGCAACGCAAGCGGCGCCAATGCGGCGGAGCGTGGATCGAGGGCGAGGCTGATGGCCGAGATTGGATGGGACGTAGCGCAAACTTGCGCGATCGACACAACGAAATCGTGA
- a CDS encoding nitroreductase family deazaflavin-dependent oxidoreductase, translated as MKIDPVTRELVRWLSWMHLRFYRMWGGATPLNRNTLILTTRGRKTGREISKPLFYYQQDERVYIVASYGGNDQPPAWYLNLVANPEVKVEIGSSRGTYRARTLTAEEKKETWPKLVAIYPTYNDYQQKTSRDIPLVELVPA; from the coding sequence GTGAAGATCGATCCCGTGACGCGCGAGTTAGTGCGATGGCTAAGCTGGATGCATTTGCGTTTCTACCGGATGTGGGGTGGCGCAACTCCGCTCAATCGCAATACGTTGATCCTGACGACTCGCGGCCGGAAAACCGGCCGGGAAATCTCTAAGCCGCTCTTTTACTACCAACAAGACGAACGCGTTTACATCGTTGCGTCGTACGGCGGAAATGACCAGCCGCCCGCATGGTACCTGAATCTGGTGGCGAATCCCGAAGTAAAGGTGGAGATTGGCTCGTCGCGCGGCACTTACCGGGCACGGACGCTTACGGCAGAGGAAAAGAAAGAGACCTGGCCCAAGCTCGTCGCCATCTACCCGACCTACAACGACTACCAGCAAAAGACCTCGCGCGATATTCCGCTCGTGGAACTCGTGCCGGCGTGA
- a CDS encoding class I SAM-dependent methyltransferase, which yields MDPPRDDRSQPFQRLTRWLAPNRSTALRQYRSRARIYDLELALFEPVRQRVINLLRLKNGNRVLDVGCGTGLSFTALEGLVGPEGSIVGIEQSPEMLGRARTRAAENGWKNVALVSASVEEAAIPLAADAALFHFTHDIMRTPNALANVCRHLKPGGRIVAAGLKWAPILAMPLNLLVWNAAMRSTSTREGLARPWSHLEPLVSELEVEQLLGGTVYIASGVVAGRR from the coding sequence GTGGACCCTCCTCGCGACGACCGCTCGCAACCATTTCAAAGGCTCACGCGCTGGCTCGCGCCGAACCGATCCACCGCGCTGCGCCAATATCGCTCGCGCGCCCGCATCTACGATCTCGAGCTCGCATTGTTCGAGCCCGTGCGGCAACGCGTCATCAATCTGCTCCGTCTGAAAAATGGCAACCGGGTTTTGGATGTCGGCTGCGGCACCGGGCTGAGTTTTACGGCGCTGGAAGGCCTGGTCGGCCCCGAAGGCTCGATCGTCGGAATCGAGCAGAGCCCTGAGATGCTCGGGCGGGCGCGCACGCGGGCGGCTGAGAACGGCTGGAAGAACGTCGCGCTGGTCTCGGCCTCGGTCGAGGAAGCCGCTATACCGCTGGCGGCCGACGCGGCGTTGTTTCATTTCACGCACGACATAATGCGCACGCCCAACGCGCTCGCCAACGTATGCCGCCATCTCAAGCCGGGCGGGCGGATCGTCGCGGCCGGACTCAAGTGGGCGCCTATCCTGGCGATGCCGCTGAATCTCTTGGTGTGGAACGCCGCGATGCGATCGACGAGCACGCGCGAGGGCCTCGCGCGTCCCTGGAGCCATCTCGAGCCGCTGGTGTCGGAGCTCGAGGTGGAGCAGCTGCTCGGCGGCACCGTCTATATCGCCAGCGGCGTCGTCGCTGGACGAAGATAG
- a CDS encoding choice-of-anchor D domain-containing protein: MSKRIWVFAITLAIGGLAVGIIPISVRALSGATSAPAQITDPVNDNDVISIPGNIRPEATAANDRGRVPDDFPLDHLIVLLRPSPQRERALEQLLGELEDPNSPNYHRWLTADEFGQRFGATPRDIDTIAGWLRAHGFRVNYIYPSAMLIDFSGTAGSIRDAFHTEIHSLSVNGQSHFANMSDPGIPAALSPALAGVVSLNDFRPHPMYQRRADYTTGSGDHLVVPADLATIYDFNPLFAAGYTGKGQTIVTVEDTNLFTTTDWTTFRSVLGLSAFTFGSLTQVHPAGTGGTCTNPGVNGDDGEAAIDVEWASAAAPNAAIELASCADTSTNFGGFIALANLLSESGTPPAIVSISYGEAEAQLGATTNAYINSLYRQAVAESVSVFVSSGDEGAASADAGASVATHGIAVSGFTSTPYNVSVGGTDFGDTYAGTVSSYWGSTNSSTDGSALSYVPEIPWNDSCAGELLSSFEGYPSPFGTLGFCNSTPGKSFLTTVSGSGGPSGCAAGTPSTSGVVSGSCAGYSKPPWQSIFGNPADGVRDIPDVSLFAANGLWGHYYVVCYSDTSNGGVSCSGAPDTWAGYGGTSVSAPIMAGVQALINQRTGSRQGNPNPTYYSLAAAEYGASGNSACNSSLGNAVNPSCIFYDVTLGDMDVDCTGTHNCYTPSGKYGGLSTSNSALQAAYAAGAGWDFATGIGTVNANNLVMAFGSPAVTPTPTATPTATATSTHTATATATATQTATPTVTATQTATATASPTVTATASPTGTATQTATPTVTATQTATATATATSTRTATATVTATQTATPTVTATQTATATATPTVTPTATSTATATATATPTKTATQTVTPTVTATQTATATSTATATATATPTVTATRTATATPTATPTTSMTVTASLAFGNVAVGQAVTKNLKVANTGKTNPLIISGATSSDPAEYALSGTGTCGAIPVTVAPKKSCTLGVAFTPSATGTHSATLTVNDNTASSPQHVALSGTGIVDLTTSTTSLVFGSMKFGAKAAKSFSLTNHQTQPVTLSENFGGTNATDFSITGGTCTAKLPANAVCTITVTFTPGALGTESATLSVADSPDPLSPYTVALSTGPTIPATVTPITLAYGRLTARTSPKTRTVTVTNLSKLPLPVSESFNGTNAGDFAVTGGTCGATAAANSSCTIAVTFKPTGGGSSRRASMTVNVGSDPSASHNVRLSGTGS; encoded by the coding sequence ATGAGCAAGCGGATATGGGTCTTCGCGATCACCCTGGCGATCGGTGGGTTGGCTGTGGGCATCATCCCGATCTCAGTGCGGGCGCTTTCCGGCGCAACGTCCGCGCCAGCTCAGATTACGGACCCGGTTAACGACAATGACGTTATCTCGATCCCGGGCAATATCCGTCCCGAGGCGACGGCCGCCAATGATCGCGGGCGCGTGCCCGACGATTTTCCGCTTGACCATCTGATCGTTCTGCTGCGGCCCTCGCCACAACGGGAGCGCGCACTGGAGCAATTGCTCGGCGAGCTCGAAGATCCAAATTCGCCAAACTACCACCGTTGGCTGACCGCGGATGAGTTTGGACAGCGTTTCGGCGCAACCCCGCGGGACATCGACACGATCGCCGGATGGCTTCGAGCGCACGGGTTCCGAGTGAATTACATTTATCCGAGCGCAATGCTGATCGATTTTTCGGGGACTGCGGGATCGATACGCGACGCCTTCCACACCGAGATTCATTCGCTGTCGGTAAACGGCCAAAGCCATTTCGCCAATATGAGCGATCCCGGCATACCGGCCGCGCTCTCGCCGGCGCTGGCGGGAGTGGTATCGCTCAATGATTTCCGGCCGCACCCGATGTATCAGCGGCGCGCGGACTACACGACCGGCAGCGGTGATCATCTGGTGGTGCCCGCTGACCTTGCCACCATCTATGACTTCAATCCGCTATTCGCCGCGGGATATACAGGCAAGGGACAGACGATCGTAACGGTCGAGGACACCAATCTTTTCACTACCACAGACTGGACGACGTTCCGCAGCGTGCTGGGCCTTAGCGCATTTACCTTCGGCTCCCTGACGCAGGTTCATCCGGCGGGCACCGGAGGCACCTGCACTAATCCGGGAGTCAACGGCGATGATGGCGAAGCGGCAATCGATGTGGAGTGGGCCAGCGCGGCGGCGCCCAACGCGGCGATTGAGCTGGCATCGTGCGCGGACACGAGCACAAACTTCGGCGGATTCATCGCGCTGGCTAATCTGCTCAGCGAATCCGGCACCCCGCCTGCGATTGTGAGCATCAGCTACGGAGAGGCCGAGGCGCAGCTGGGCGCAACCACCAACGCCTACATCAATTCCCTCTATAGGCAGGCGGTGGCCGAGAGCGTCTCCGTATTCGTGTCGTCGGGCGATGAGGGCGCGGCAAGCGCTGACGCGGGCGCATCGGTGGCGACACACGGCATAGCAGTGAGCGGATTCACCTCGACGCCGTACAACGTGTCGGTGGGCGGCACCGATTTCGGCGACACTTACGCGGGTACGGTAAGTAGCTATTGGGGATCGACGAACAGTTCTACAGATGGATCGGCGCTGTCCTATGTTCCGGAAATTCCCTGGAATGACTCGTGCGCCGGTGAATTGCTCTCCTCGTTTGAAGGCTATCCCTCGCCGTTCGGAACCCTTGGATTCTGCAACAGCACGCCGGGAAAGTCATTTCTAACGACAGTGTCGGGAAGCGGAGGACCGAGCGGCTGCGCTGCGGGAACGCCATCCACCAGCGGTGTCGTGAGCGGAAGCTGCGCCGGTTATAGCAAGCCCCCGTGGCAATCGATTTTTGGCAATCCCGCCGATGGAGTGAGAGACATTCCCGACGTCTCACTGTTCGCCGCCAACGGATTGTGGGGACACTACTACGTAGTCTGCTATTCAGATACGAGCAATGGCGGCGTGTCGTGCTCGGGAGCTCCTGATACCTGGGCCGGATACGGTGGAACGTCAGTTTCCGCGCCGATAATGGCGGGAGTTCAGGCGCTCATCAATCAGCGTACCGGCAGCCGCCAGGGAAACCCCAATCCAACTTACTATTCGCTCGCTGCGGCAGAGTACGGCGCCAGCGGCAATTCGGCCTGCAATTCGAGCTTGGGGAACGCCGTCAATCCATCGTGCATCTTTTATGACGTCACGCTCGGCGACATGGATGTCGATTGCACGGGCACCCATAACTGCTACACGCCGTCGGGCAAATACGGAGGCCTATCAACTTCCAATTCCGCGCTTCAGGCTGCCTATGCGGCCGGGGCCGGCTGGGACTTTGCGACCGGGATCGGCACCGTCAATGCGAATAACCTGGTGATGGCATTTGGATCGCCGGCAGTCACCCCAACCCCGACAGCCACGCCGACCGCCACGGCGACCTCGACGCACACCGCGACAGCTACCGCCACCGCGACGCAAACAGCAACGCCTACAGTGACGGCTACTCAGACCGCAACTGCCACGGCCTCGCCGACCGTCACGGCCACGGCCTCGCCGACCGGCACTGCGACGCAAACCGCAACGCCAACAGTGACGGCCACTCAGACCGCGACTGCAACCGCAACGGCGACCTCGACGCGCACGGCGACAGCTACCGTCACTGCGACGCAAACAGCAACGCCTACAGTGACGGCTACTCAGACCGCGACTGCAACCGCAACGCCAACAGTAACACCGACCGCAACCTCGACTGCCACGGCCACCGCGACAGCAACACCGACTAAGACTGCGACGCAAACCGTAACGCCAACAGTGACGGCCACTCAGACCGCGACTGCAACCTCGACTGCCACGGCCACCGCGACCGCGACGCCAACAGTGACGGCAACACGGACGGCGACAGCCACGCCGACGGCGACGCCGACTACCTCCATGACGGTGACTGCTTCGCTCGCATTCGGCAACGTTGCTGTTGGCCAGGCGGTCACGAAGAATCTGAAGGTTGCCAACACCGGCAAGACCAACCCGCTGATCATCTCAGGCGCGACATCGTCCGACCCGGCTGAATATGCCCTAAGCGGCACAGGGACATGCGGTGCGATTCCCGTGACGGTCGCGCCCAAGAAGTCGTGCACGCTCGGGGTCGCATTCACGCCAAGCGCAACCGGCACGCACAGCGCAACGCTGACAGTCAACGACAACACCGCCAGTAGCCCACAGCACGTGGCGCTCAGCGGCACCGGCATTGTCGATCTGACGACCTCGACGACCAGCTTGGTATTCGGCAGCATGAAGTTCGGCGCCAAGGCGGCGAAGTCCTTCAGCTTGACCAATCATCAGACCCAGCCGGTGACGCTGAGCGAAAACTTTGGCGGGACCAACGCCACCGACTTCTCGATTACCGGCGGCACCTGCACGGCGAAGCTTCCCGCCAACGCGGTTTGCACGATCACCGTGACCTTCACGCCCGGCGCTCTGGGGACGGAATCGGCGACGCTGTCGGTCGCTGACAGTCCCGATCCGCTCAGTCCTTACACGGTTGCGCTCAGCACCGGCCCGACGATCCCGGCGACGGTCACGCCGATCACGCTTGCATATGGCAGGTTGACGGCCAGGACATCGCCGAAGACCAGGACGGTGACGGTCACCAACCTGTCGAAATTACCGCTGCCCGTGAGCGAGAGTTTCAACGGGACGAACGCGGGCGACTTCGCAGTAACAGGCGGCACGTGCGGGGCAACGGCGGCAGCAAATTCATCGTGCACGATAGCGGTGACGTTTAAACCCACGGGCGGCGGATCGTCAAGGAGAGCCAGCATGACGGTGAACGTCGGCAGCGATCCGAGCGCCTCGCATAACGTCAGGCTCTCGGGGACCGGCTCCTGA
- a CDS encoding LysM peptidoglycan-binding domain-containing protein gives MSARRFSSTLSGLALAATLIVVGGGLAFAQSDFNESTIPPSAPPSRVVRPPSEAEPSEARDTEQPADQPAPRPIAKPDHPANIIPYTVRPGDSIGAIAQMFGITADELAHANRIHPDDELQVDEVLKVPHPFTTEVNTLKGQVEALSAQQQTAEQKADSAQEQVKSLQAQVQELTGDNQDLQLGNKLLPWWRATAVSLGFFALLMLGAILLTLFEWWRMRRRFVALAAMTDALSRLDYKYKAMFAKAELRLQQLYGRRRGGITEGQPRPKMPEEIEIERLNEELKQILELHLQRLGARLPGAPRRKGWREMFGGGDVSSTVEARSYRR, from the coding sequence ATGAGCGCGCGACGGTTCAGCTCAACTTTATCCGGACTGGCCCTCGCGGCGACGTTAATCGTTGTCGGCGGCGGACTTGCGTTCGCTCAATCCGATTTCAACGAGAGTACGATTCCGCCCTCTGCGCCGCCCTCGCGAGTCGTGCGTCCACCGAGCGAGGCCGAACCGTCTGAGGCTCGCGACACGGAACAGCCCGCGGATCAGCCGGCGCCAAGACCCATCGCCAAGCCGGATCATCCCGCGAACATCATCCCTTACACGGTTCGCCCCGGCGATTCGATCGGCGCAATTGCGCAGATGTTCGGGATCACCGCCGATGAGCTCGCCCACGCCAACCGGATTCATCCTGACGACGAACTGCAGGTGGACGAGGTGTTGAAGGTTCCGCATCCTTTCACCACCGAGGTTAATACGCTCAAGGGACAGGTCGAGGCGCTGAGCGCACAGCAGCAAACGGCGGAGCAGAAGGCCGATTCGGCGCAGGAGCAGGTCAAATCGCTCCAGGCGCAAGTCCAGGAACTGACCGGCGACAATCAGGACTTGCAACTTGGCAACAAGTTGCTGCCGTGGTGGCGTGCAACCGCCGTCAGCCTGGGATTCTTTGCGCTGCTCATGCTCGGTGCGATATTGCTGACGCTGTTCGAATGGTGGCGGATGCGGCGCCGGTTTGTGGCGCTGGCCGCGATGACCGACGCACTCAGCCGGCTCGACTATAAGTACAAAGCGATGTTCGCGAAGGCGGAGTTGCGCTTGCAGCAGCTCTACGGCCGGCGCCGCGGCGGAATTACCGAAGGGCAGCCGCGGCCCAAGATGCCCGAGGAAATCGAAATCGAACGGCTCAACGAGGAACTCAAGCAGATTCTCGAGCTGCACCTGCAGCGCTTGGGTGCGCGATTGCCCGGGGCGCCGCGCCGCAAGGGATGGCGCGAGATGTTCGGTGGCGGCGATGTCAGCTCGACGGTTGAAGCCCGCTCGTATCGCCGCTAG